Proteins found in one Desulfopila inferna genomic segment:
- a CDS encoding ATP-binding protein: MEDKVLIANRGEIAIRIMNACKDLGLDYAVIYTDADKDSEHVCRNITSGAGQNAWRVTSYTEPNDIFAVADYTGCTAIHPGYGFFSEDFHFARRATIRDRALTFIGPSWNVIRDLGDKINTKRVANQLNIPTIPGTDAPIYNEMEAEEIAQHLLEDQAAQGIANPSILIKAAAGGGGMGIEEVSEIEQFRRVYRQLQNYAKRQFGDGGVLIEQCLRDYNHLEVQLLCSRHGERIHFSSRNCTIQSTGRQKRVEAAPGFHSSCFDYDFDEATVLRQIEEYSLKLAEYVNYDNVGTWEWIVSRSGKPYLLEVNTRIQVENDISARISYLNGSHPNLIREQIRLALGEKMGYTQEDVAFSGAAIELRIVAEDTRRGFAPWIGTISRFKIPQYEWSAVYTHVPFDRPYTIPSDYDPNLALALVWGDSVDEAKKRAAKLLKETDIRGKDSSGGKIVTNLAYLKDNLDRLLTF; encoded by the coding sequence GATTCGGAACATGTCTGCCGGAACATTACCAGCGGTGCCGGACAAAATGCCTGGCGGGTGACGAGCTACACCGAACCCAATGATATTTTTGCCGTGGCTGATTATACGGGCTGTACGGCTATACATCCCGGCTACGGCTTTTTTTCCGAGGATTTTCATTTTGCCCGCCGGGCGACGATCCGCGACCGTGCCCTTACCTTCATCGGGCCCAGCTGGAATGTCATCCGCGATCTTGGCGATAAGATCAACACCAAACGCGTTGCCAATCAGCTCAACATCCCGACAATCCCCGGCACCGACGCGCCGATCTACAACGAAATGGAGGCTGAAGAAATTGCTCAGCACCTCCTTGAGGATCAGGCAGCGCAGGGTATTGCCAACCCTTCCATCCTCATCAAGGCCGCAGCAGGCGGCGGCGGCATGGGCATCGAAGAGGTTTCGGAGATTGAGCAGTTCCGCAGAGTCTACAGGCAACTACAGAATTATGCCAAGAGGCAGTTCGGCGACGGCGGCGTGCTGATCGAACAGTGTCTGCGCGACTACAATCACCTCGAGGTACAGCTTCTCTGTTCCCGACACGGGGAAAGAATCCATTTCAGCTCAAGAAACTGTACGATTCAATCCACCGGCCGGCAGAAACGTGTCGAGGCTGCTCCCGGCTTTCATTCCTCCTGTTTCGATTACGATTTTGATGAGGCAACGGTGCTCCGGCAGATTGAAGAATACTCTCTCAAACTGGCGGAATATGTCAACTACGACAATGTCGGCACCTGGGAGTGGATTGTCTCCAGATCGGGGAAGCCCTATCTTCTTGAAGTAAACACCCGGATCCAGGTGGAAAACGACATATCGGCACGTATCAGTTATCTGAACGGCTCTCATCCCAACCTGATACGGGAACAGATACGCCTGGCCCTAGGCGAAAAAATGGGCTACACCCAGGAAGATGTCGCCTTCAGCGGAGCGGCAATCGAGCTTCGTATCGTCGCCGAAGATACCAGACGCGGATTCGCTCCCTGGATCGGTACAATCTCCAGATTCAAAATTCCGCAATATGAGTGGTCGGCGGTCTACACCCATGTACCCTTCGACAGGCCCTACACCATTCCAAGTGACTATGATCCCAACCTGGCTTTGGCCCTGGTATGGGGAGACAGTGTCGATGAGGCCAAAAAAAGAGCGGCTAAACTGCTCAAAGAGACCGATATTCGCGGCAAGGATTCCAGCGGAGGAAAGATTGTCACTAACCTTGCCTACCTCAAAGACAACCTGGATCGACTGTTAACTTTCTGA